In a single window of the Jaculus jaculus isolate mJacJac1 chromosome 9, mJacJac1.mat.Y.cur, whole genome shotgun sequence genome:
- the Cdk5rap3 gene encoding CDK5 regulatory subunit-associated protein 3 isoform X1: MEARLGRNPGSATPTLNRCGVRPCAAGSGSGEKMQDHQHVPIDIQTSKLLDWLVDRRHCSLKWQSLVLSIREKINAAIQDMPENEEIAQLLSGSYIHYFHCLRIVDLLKGTEASTKNIFGRYSSQRMKDWQEIVTLYEKDNTYLVELSSLLVRNVSYEIPSLKKQIAKCQQLQQEYSRKEEEGQAASAEMLEQFYHSCKQYGITGDNVRRELLALVKDLPSQLAEIGAGAQSLGEAIDLYQACVEFVCGSSTEQVLPMLRYVQKRGNSTVCEWRTGTEPSVVERPQLEEPPEQVDEDEIDWGDFGVEAVSDSGISAETTGIDWGISLEPESKDSGSDGIDWGDDAAALQITVLEAGTQAPEGVARGPDALTLLEYPETRNQFIDELMELEIFLSQRAVEMSEEADILSVSQFQLAPAILQGQTKEKMVSLVSTLQDLIGRLTSLRMQHLFMILASPRYVDRVTEFLQQKLKHSQLLALKKELMVQKQQEALQEQAALEPKLDLLLEKSRELQKLIEADISKRYNGRPVNLIGTSL, translated from the exons ACTGGCTGGTAGACAGAAGGCACTGCAGCCTAAAATGGCAGAGTCTGGTGCTATCGATCCGGGAGAAGATCAATGCTGCCATCCAGGACATGCCAGAGAATGAAGAGATTGCCCAGCTGCTCTCTGGATCTT aCATTCACTACTTCCATTGCTTAAGAATCGTGGACCTTCTCAAAGGCACTGAGGCctccacaaaaaatatttttggtcgGTACTCTTCACAGCGGATGAAG GATTGGCAGGAGATCGTAACCCTGTATGAGAAGGACAACACCTATTTAG tggaactCTCTAGTCTCCTGGTCCGGAATGTCAGTTACGAGATCCCTTCCCTGAAGAAGCAGATCGCCAAGTGTCAGCAGCTGCAGCAAGAATATAGTCGTAAGGAGGAGGAGGGCCAGGCCGCGTCAGCCGAGATGCTGGAGCAGTTCTATCATTCATGCAAGCAGTATGGCATCACG GGAGACAACGTCCGAAGAGAACTGCTGGCCCTGGTGAAGGACCTGCCGAGTCAGCTGGCTGAGATCGGGGCGGGGGCACAGTCACTGGGGGAAGCCATCGACCTGTACCAGGCCTGCGTGGAGTTCGTGTGTGGCAG CTCCACAGAGCAGGTGTTGCCCATGCTGCGGTACGTGCAGAAGCGGGGGAACTCGACAGTGTGTGAGTGGAGGACAGGGACAGAACCCTCCGTGGTGGAGCGGCCGCAACTTGAGGAGCCACCTGAGCAGGTGGATGAAGACGAG ATTGACTGGGGTGACTTTGGGGTGGAAGCAGTTTCTGACTCCGGCATCTCTGCTGAAACCACTGGAATCGACTGGGGCATCTCCCTGGAACCAGAGTCAAAG GACTCTGGGAGTGATGGGATCGACTGGGGAGACGACGCTGCTGCTCTTCAGATCACAGTGCTGGAGGCAGGAACCCAGG CTCCAGAAGGTGTTGCTAGGGGCCCGGATGCACTGACCCTTCTTGAATACCCTGAGACCCGGAATCAGTTCATTGATGAGCTCATGGAG cTTGAGATCTTCTTGTCCCAGAGAGCAGTGGAGATGAGTGAAGAGGCTGACATCCTGTCTGTGAGCCAGTTCCAGCTGGCTCCTGCCATCCTTCAGGGCCAGACCAAAGAGAAGATGGTTAGCTTGGTGTCCACACTGCAGGATCTGATTGGTCGGCTCACCAGTCTTCGAATGCAACACTTATTTATGATTCTGGCCTCACCAAG GTATGTGGACCGTGTGACCGAGTTCCTCCAGCAAAAGCTGAAACATTCACAGCTGCTGGCTTTGAAGAAAGAGCTGATGGTGCAGAAGCAGCAGGAGGCGCTGCAGGAGCAGGCAGCTCTGGAGCCGAAGCTGGACCTGCTGCTGGAGAAGTCCAGGGAGCTGCAGAAGCTG attGAAGCTGACATCTCCAAAAGGTACAACGGGCGTCCTGTGAACCTTATTGGAACCTCTCTGTGA
- the Cdk5rap3 gene encoding CDK5 regulatory subunit-associated protein 3 isoform X2, whose translation MPENEEIAQLLSGSYIHYFHCLRIVDLLKGTEASTKNIFGRYSSQRMKDWQEIVTLYEKDNTYLVELSSLLVRNVSYEIPSLKKQIAKCQQLQQEYSRKEEEGQAASAEMLEQFYHSCKQYGITGDNVRRELLALVKDLPSQLAEIGAGAQSLGEAIDLYQACVEFVCGSSTEQVLPMLRYVQKRGNSTVCEWRTGTEPSVVERPQLEEPPEQVDEDEIDWGDFGVEAVSDSGISAETTGIDWGISLEPESKDSGSDGIDWGDDAAALQITVLEAGTQAPEGVARGPDALTLLEYPETRNQFIDELMELEIFLSQRAVEMSEEADILSVSQFQLAPAILQGQTKEKMVSLVSTLQDLIGRLTSLRMQHLFMILASPRYVDRVTEFLQQKLKHSQLLALKKELMVQKQQEALQEQAALEPKLDLLLEKSRELQKLIEADISKRYNGRPVNLIGTSL comes from the exons ATGCCAGAGAATGAAGAGATTGCCCAGCTGCTCTCTGGATCTT aCATTCACTACTTCCATTGCTTAAGAATCGTGGACCTTCTCAAAGGCACTGAGGCctccacaaaaaatatttttggtcgGTACTCTTCACAGCGGATGAAG GATTGGCAGGAGATCGTAACCCTGTATGAGAAGGACAACACCTATTTAG tggaactCTCTAGTCTCCTGGTCCGGAATGTCAGTTACGAGATCCCTTCCCTGAAGAAGCAGATCGCCAAGTGTCAGCAGCTGCAGCAAGAATATAGTCGTAAGGAGGAGGAGGGCCAGGCCGCGTCAGCCGAGATGCTGGAGCAGTTCTATCATTCATGCAAGCAGTATGGCATCACG GGAGACAACGTCCGAAGAGAACTGCTGGCCCTGGTGAAGGACCTGCCGAGTCAGCTGGCTGAGATCGGGGCGGGGGCACAGTCACTGGGGGAAGCCATCGACCTGTACCAGGCCTGCGTGGAGTTCGTGTGTGGCAG CTCCACAGAGCAGGTGTTGCCCATGCTGCGGTACGTGCAGAAGCGGGGGAACTCGACAGTGTGTGAGTGGAGGACAGGGACAGAACCCTCCGTGGTGGAGCGGCCGCAACTTGAGGAGCCACCTGAGCAGGTGGATGAAGACGAG ATTGACTGGGGTGACTTTGGGGTGGAAGCAGTTTCTGACTCCGGCATCTCTGCTGAAACCACTGGAATCGACTGGGGCATCTCCCTGGAACCAGAGTCAAAG GACTCTGGGAGTGATGGGATCGACTGGGGAGACGACGCTGCTGCTCTTCAGATCACAGTGCTGGAGGCAGGAACCCAGG CTCCAGAAGGTGTTGCTAGGGGCCCGGATGCACTGACCCTTCTTGAATACCCTGAGACCCGGAATCAGTTCATTGATGAGCTCATGGAG cTTGAGATCTTCTTGTCCCAGAGAGCAGTGGAGATGAGTGAAGAGGCTGACATCCTGTCTGTGAGCCAGTTCCAGCTGGCTCCTGCCATCCTTCAGGGCCAGACCAAAGAGAAGATGGTTAGCTTGGTGTCCACACTGCAGGATCTGATTGGTCGGCTCACCAGTCTTCGAATGCAACACTTATTTATGATTCTGGCCTCACCAAG GTATGTGGACCGTGTGACCGAGTTCCTCCAGCAAAAGCTGAAACATTCACAGCTGCTGGCTTTGAAGAAAGAGCTGATGGTGCAGAAGCAGCAGGAGGCGCTGCAGGAGCAGGCAGCTCTGGAGCCGAAGCTGGACCTGCTGCTGGAGAAGTCCAGGGAGCTGCAGAAGCTG attGAAGCTGACATCTCCAAAAGGTACAACGGGCGTCCTGTGAACCTTATTGGAACCTCTCTGTGA